TTTTTTCTTGTGGTAAGAGCAACGCGGATGCAAACTCATTTGCCTCATGCTCGTACTCCCTAAACTCTGAGTTTTCCAAGTTCTCAAAATCAACATTTGTGTGCATTAATAGATGACCAAGCTCATGAGCAACATCAAAAATTCTTCTAACAGCGCTCTTATTACGTCTTCCTAAAATAATAAAAGGAGAGCGTAATGAACCATCCTCATTTCTAGTCCAAACACTGTAGGCATCCGCATTAATATCAATTTCTTTCTCTATAACAAATGCTCCAGCATTTTCAACAATGTAAAGTAGCCTTTTATTGCTATCTATTTTTAAACTATTCCTAGTGTATTTTGCAGTATCTTCAATTGTCCACCCTTTTCCGGATAATAAAGCTTTCTTTTTTGTTGTATTAAGCTGATGAACAAGACTCTTTAATTTGTTGGCTTTGAAATTTATGACCGCTTCGCAGTATTCAATAATATTTGCTGCAAAATTAATCTGAGTGACGTTTTGAGCAACGCTCTTTCTAATATTTCTTTCAGATGATCTAAATGCAACGTGTTGTGTTGGAACGATCCCGTTCCTTGGAAACTTTTTGAAAAAGAAAGTGCTTTTAACGTCAAAAATTTTGCTCATTTCAATTACAGTGTTAATTTCTGGCGAAAAACTTTCATTTTCATAGTTTCCTATTGATTGCTCAGTCAATTTCAACTTATTGGCTAGTTCTTTACGAGATACGCCATATAGCATTCTTAAATTTTTGAGATTTTCTCCATAAAACATTGAAATCCCCTCATATATCTATTTTTGATTGTTTGTGTCCGTGTCTGTTTTCTTTTTAGCTTCCTTATAAAATTCAACTTGTTCTTCGTTTTCTGTATTTGGATTTATAAGATCACTCGAATCCAAGCCTTCTAAAATCTCACTAGGCATTCTAACTGGGCTTGCTGCATTAAGTGCCTTCAAATCTTTTATTTCTAACACTTTCGATCCAAAAAACAGGTTTAAGCCAACATCAGATATATCTTTGCTATCATTCACTCTATAAGTCAACAAATAGAGTGCTTCTGGAACATCATCAGAAGAAGACTCTTGCCGAACCTCGTTTAAAGCCTGCTCATCTTCCTCAGGCATATCAAGTATAGAAAGCTGTTCGGCCTCTTTTTTGTTTGTAAATAAGTCTTTAAAATCTTTATTGAATTCCATTCCCCACTGAGATATTACATTTCTTTTTCCGTTTTCTTTTCCTCCTAAATAACCACCGTCAATAGTTCGCTGCGGTTTTTGAACAAGCCAAATATAATGACCGCCTTCTCTTATTTTGAAGCAGACAAACTTCCACGATGAAGTTTGAAAAACTTTGGGGTCTACAGTATCATCACCATCAAATTGCCTTTTTATTTGGTCATCTATGTGGTTGGCTCGTGTCCATGAATATCCGGAGCTAACAATCATTTCACGCTTCTTTTCAAAACGCTCCTCCAAATAGTCCAAGTATCCTTGCCTCAATCCATCTACTAATTTCTGCGAAAAATCATCATTAAAAATATATGGTTCCATATTCTCGCCAGCTTTCTATTTATTGTCTAATTATAGCACCTCTTTTCATTTTTTCGGCTATTTTCTTTTCTTATTTTTTTGATCCAAAAAAGCGAGCGGGCGGAGTTGCACCGTCCTGTTTCAGCATTGCTTAACCGGTATCAATGCCTTCCCTCATCTGTTGCTCGCATAATGCGCACGGCTTCGATCGTTAACCGTACGGCTTCTGGCTGTTCACCCTTGTCAACCAGTGACCAACTTTGATTGGCTGGCAGGACTTTCACCCGCTGTATCTTCCATCAGCCACGCTCGCTCTCCCCAGTGTCAGATGGGGTCATCGCAAGCTGTGTCCGGTCGCTAAACTGGACAATGTGGCATGCGGGAATCGAACCCGCCTGACTATCACGGTCAGTCCTCATTGCCACGCCTTGCCACAGCTTTATCATCACCATGGCACGGAGGAAAAACGCGGTGTCTCAGGTTTCTCACCTTTGGCACAATACCATCATATGACGGAAAAACAGTTGAAAGGTCTCACAAAGGTCTCATCTCGATTTCAACCAATGGACAAATCTCAGCGAATGCGATTAGCGCTTCTCGTTTTGTTCGATAATACTGGGCTTTTGATAAAAACAGCTTGTCCATTATTTGCTGGTCACTATATCGTTTGGTTAAGTAAGAACTTGTTAGTATAAGCCGATGATTCGCTGAATCCAGAGATTCGATAGCACCTTCACAGCACGCTATATAGTACAGCTCGTCAGCGTGCGATATTACCTTGTCCTCGGCTTTGTTGCCATAGCTAGGTGACTTGGGCATGCCGTCCATCACGGGACTTCTGAGCGCTATTTTGGTGCGTTGAGCGATCCGCTTATGATGCCAGTAGTTCCCCAAGACCTCTTTGGCGTTTTCAATTGTTTTTTCATGATCAATTGGGCTAAAATATCTCGTTGCTCGCACCACTGCGTCCACTCCTTATGGTATAATTGAATTTGTAAAAATTTGGGGAAACGGCGTGCCGTAATGGTGCGCTTTTTTATTTGCTTTCATGAGACCGAATGAGCTCCCACGGATCAATCCCAGCTCCATATGCGATTTTGTCCAAGGTGTTAAGTGAAACACTACCCTTCCCAGAGATTGCATATTCAAGCGTGTTAATGGGTATTCCGATCTCTTTTGCATATTTGGCTTGTGTCATGTTCAGATCGTATATATTCTTCCTAAGGTTTTCGGCCAATGCTCGTTTACTGTCCAAATCATTCATCTCCTACTTAGTTTTCCAGTTAGCCCACATCCACATTGCAGCACCTGAGATTAGCAGCATGACGGCAATCATTGCTTTACCTCTACCTCATCGTCCTCTTCATCATCTTCATAGTCAGCAATTGCTAGGGCACCATCGCTTTCTCCTTTAACGTAACTTAATTTAGCCTGTGGGTGCATTTTTAAAAATTGGTTTACTGTATTAACGTCTGTAATAGAATGAAGCGTGAATACATCAATCTTTCTCGTCATTGTTTTCCCTCCAATAGCTCCGGATTCTCAAAAATGTTGCCAATGACCTCACATGTTTCAACACCACTTTGAAAAATGGTTGCAAGTGCATTTGCATCATAATTCCATGCTGCCGGTATGCCTTCCAAATCAAACGCTGGGTAGTCTTCATCGCCAAACCATTTTACGGTTGCTACATATGATTCACCGTCTTCTCCTGTGACTTTCAGAATATCTGAATCGTAGATCTCTCGTCCGTTCTTGTCGTGTAAACCGGTGTACTCCATGAGTACAGCATCGTTTAGATCTGGTTTCTCGCCCATCAATACCTCTGAATCGTTTGAAAAATCTGGACCATCGCTGTAGATACTTACTAGTTCTCCATCGGGGCCAAACGCCAATTGGTCAACACCAAGCATTCTGTGTTTATCTTTATCCCATGCTCTGAACTTAATCTCTCGTTTCATTTCTCCGCCTCTATTCTTTTAGTAACCACTTGACCAGCTTTTCACCTGACCAAAAAGCGAACCATACAACTGTCCCTGCGCCAATTACGAAGATAAAGGTAGTCAATGATTTAACTATTCCAAGTTTGATAAAAGGCTTAACAACCCAATCCCAAAGGAAACTGGCAAATCCGTAAATGACGATTCCCGCCCATGACACTAAAAGAACATAGGCAATGCCGTGCTTGATCTTTTTCTTCATTTCTCCGCCTCCAGTTTCACGATTTCGCCTGTTTCCTCAACGCGCCAGACACCTAGCAGCCATGCATGGGCAAAAGTCTCAGAATGGTAGAATATCCAATCAGCTTTGTCATCATCGACTGCGTGAAAATCTGTGGCATCAATGATCGCTGATCTTAATGTTGATCCCTGTTTCTGACGTTCGATGTACTCTCCGATTTCCTTGGGGATCACCGGCAGATCATCTGGCAAGGCGGCGTCATATTCTGAAAGATAGTTTGGCTCATCGTCACAGTAGTATTGGCTTCCGGTTTCATTGGTGTATGCGTCATAAACCTCGGCGTAGCATTCTGCCAATTTCTCGAACACGTCCCGCTTCGTCTCATTGCTCATCGCGCGCCGCCTCACCTAAATATTCCATAACCTCGGCATGGTGATCGTGAAACCAGCCATAAACCACGTCAGATAGCTGATTGTCTCTTAGTAGGTCTTCGATGAAGTCTGTGTCGTCAAATACTAGCTCCACCAACTCGTCAAAATTGTCATCACATAGCTTGTCGAACTTTTCTTCACTCATCGTCTTTCTCCTTTTTGATCTTCACGAACCCCGCGGTTTTCAGAATTTGAACACGATCGGCGTCAGTGATTAAGGCAGGATCTCCATTAGTCATAGAGGCCGCCCAAAAGTCTGTGTTTAATTGCTTCTTGTATATCAGCTCAACCAGTTCAGGGTTTATCCAGCTACCGTCTTCAAGCTCAACGAATGCCATCGTCAGTCACCTCCATAATCGTCATTGCTGGTATCGTCCACCAATCGGGCTGGTCATACGCTGCGTCCATGAAGTTGTCGGCTTCATCATAGGTATTGAATGTCGCGATGACCTCGTGTGAAAACATATCTTGGCACTCATACCTCATCGCCATCGTCAGTCACCTCTTCTTTCTCGCAGTCTTGCAAGCCAAATTTCTCAATATCATCATTAGTTAGTT
This genomic window from Lacticaseibacillus paracasei subsp. paracasei contains:
- a CDS encoding XRE family transcriptional regulator, translating into MFYGENLKNLRMLYGVSRKELANKLKLTEQSIGNYENESFSPEINTVIEMSKIFDVKSTFFFKKFPRNGIVPTQHVAFRSSERNIRKSVAQNVTQINFAANIIEYCEAVINFKANKLKSLVHQLNTTKKKALLSGKGWTIEDTAKYTRNSLKIDSNKRLLYIVENAGAFVIEKEIDINADAYSVWTRNEDGSLRSPFIILGRRNKSAVRRIFDVAHELGHLLMHTNVDFENLENSEFREYEHEANEFASALLLPQEKIKEAFKTVRNPARPDDYKLIKKDFLVSLATAEYRAYKLGLVSKEQNNRFFASMYRKHYKQIEPLDNDIPINRPEKIKTLLKLLYERGDLGSIISDVFQIEPKLLIEVLGLSDSFLGTITDSSSSQNNIFRFA
- a CDS encoding ArpU family phage packaging/lysis transcriptional regulator; the protein is MVRATRYFSPIDHEKTIENAKEVLGNYWHHKRIAQRTKIALRSPVMDGMPKSPSYGNKAEDKVISHADELYYIACCEGAIESLDSANHRLILTSSYLTKRYSDQQIMDKLFLSKAQYYRTKREALIAFAEICPLVEIEMRPL
- a CDS encoding YopX family protein, whose product is MKREIKFRAWDKDKHRMLGVDQLAFGPDGELVSIYSDGPDFSNDSEVLMGEKPDLNDAVLMEYTGLHDKNGREIYDSDILKVTGEDGESYVATVKWFGDEDYPAFDLEGIPAAWNYDANALATIFQSGVETCEVIGNIFENPELLEGKQ
- a CDS encoding helix-turn-helix domain-containing protein; translation: MDSKRALAENLRKNIYDLNMTQAKYAKEIGIPINTLEYAISGKGSVSLNTLDKIAYGAGIDPWELIRSHESK